One part of the Vitis riparia cultivar Riparia Gloire de Montpellier isolate 1030 chromosome 15, EGFV_Vit.rip_1.0, whole genome shotgun sequence genome encodes these proteins:
- the LOC117932086 gene encoding uncharacterized protein LOC117932086 gives MMGKRSQRRPVRYEKGQSGCMWSLINMFDFRHGRSTRRLLSDRKRDNWQAVGEGYSKGTFNLLTDFDEKCQGTDDGDECQMVTADSCKPSMKKLIEEEMSNEEEVKKQMTSDEVEPKQSDPEKGDPVRKNRRRINKSKKTCNVHIHNNAGSGNLSKYNSEQQFMSSLDLDAIMEELCGQIHQKSSTCGRHDHHGEHNMQPDKRCPASEEKLSEATKVFISQKFATGTAEDGKTENSQEFTDALQTLNSNKELFLKLLQDPNSLLMKHIQNLLDSQVEKDENSMSHENSNSHKYSKSLPGSNLPDRELLNLKQSKEFTNHKQHKFFRRRSKSQDSISLNGNENYQASNKIVILKPGPVDSRNSETDNGFGSLMQSHNDMTNTGPSERTVSHFSLNEIKRRLKHAMGRERQGTAHNGVLHRFPSNHQSSEDGNKRVSGENIGMHSPNRSHFYTERIPKPSAGSKRGDKIGKLKDCEISMEHDTLGYPNQRVSTIYSEAKKHLSEMLSNGDEDEDILIRQAPRTLGRILSLPEYNLSPICSPGRDWGNNFVTAQMRFSACGKFQRVDENTGRLKQENNVGHSTPLAQNFKNRTYPSDENQDDEAQGSNSSPNISVEVVHDNKVKEACSTRDEISSEGDVETVKTIDTLLEENRVLDISSESIRSSVIKDDQMECITAESCDEKGYIESLKSDSVEEDQRQSSPLASPSSSLMDKGVVHLASVMDRIERPSPISVLEPLFTEDDISPASIKSKPIEQLMQPLRIQFEEQDASAAHLVTHIKIGVESKDSVFEYIKAVLQISASSLDEFFLMSLTSDQILDPSLLDEEEISSFQLCHDQKLLFNCINEVLMEVCERYFGCFSWASIVKANIRPVPNMKNTIREVWEGVHWHLLPQPLPHNLDQIVRKDMVKTGTWMDLRFEAQIIGIEMSEVVLQELVEDTILCCINESSENVFTMPQADLEEDESSVNQSNTTSC, from the exons ATGATGGGAAAGAGATCGCAGAGGCGCCCTGTGCGATATGAAAAAGGTCAGTCGGGCTGCATGTGGAGTTTGATTAATATGTTTGACTTCCGCCATGGTCGATCCACTCGGAGGCTTCTGTCAGATAGGAAGCGTGACAACTGGCAGGCTGTCG GCGAAGGATATTCAAAGGGTACATTTAACTTGTTGACCGACTTTGATGAGAAATGTCAAGGCACTGAT GATGGGGATGAGTGCCAGATGGTGACAGCTGATTCTTGTAAACCAAGCATGAAAAAACTCATAGAGGAAGAGATGTCGAACGAGGAGGAAGTGAAGAAGCAGATGACCAGTGATGAAGTAGAACCAAAACAGTCTGATCCAGAAAAAGGAGACCCCGTAAGAAAGAATCGAAGAAGAATAAACAAAAGCAAGAAAACATGCAATGTGCACATCCACAATAATGCTGGATCGGGAAATTTGTCTAAGTACAATTCAGAGCAACAATTTATGAGTAGTCTTGATCTAGATGCAATAATGGAAGAGCTCTGTGGCCAGATCCATCAGAAAAGTTCTACTTGTGGGAGGCATGACCATCATGGTGAACATAACATGCAGCCGGATAAGAGGTGTCCTGCTTCCGAGGAAAAGTTAAGTGAGGCAACTAAGGTGTTTATAAGTCAGAAGTTTGCTACTGGGACTGCTGAAGATGGGAAGACGGAGAATTCCCAAGAGTTCACAGATGCGCTTCAGACATTAAATTCAAACAAAGAATTGTTTCTGAAACTCCTACAAGACCCAAACTCGCTGTTGATGAAACACATTCAGAACTTGCTGGATTCTCAGGTAGAGAAAGATGAAAATTCCATGtcacatgaaaattccaattCACATAAATATTCCAAATCACTGCCAGGATCCAACTTACCAGATCGAGAGCTCTTGAATTTGAAACAGTCCAAGGAGTTTACCAATCATAAGCAGCATAAATTTTTCAGGAGAAGATCAAAGTCTCAGGACAGTATCTCATTGAATGGAAACGAGAATTACCAAGCTTCCAATAAAATAGTCATTTTGAAGCCTGGACCTGTAGACTCAAGAAATTCTGAAACAGACAACGGTTTTGGGTCCTTGATGCAATCTCACAACGACATGACAAATACAGGGCCGAGTGAGAGAACcgtttctcatttttctcttaatgaaataaaaagaaggTTGAAGCATGCCATGGGAAGAGAGCGGCAAGGGACCGCTCATAATGGTGTTTTACATAGATTTCCATCCAATCATCAAAGTTCAGAAGATGGCAATAAACGGGTTAGTGGTGAGAATATTGGTATGCATTCTCCAAATAGAAGCCACTTCTATACTGAAAGAATCCCGAAACCTTCTGCTGGCAGCAAGAGGGGAGATAAAATTGGCAAGCTGAAAGACTGTGAAATAAGTATGGAACATGACACTTTGGGCTATCCCAACCAAAGGGTATCTACCATCTACTCCGAGGCCAAGAAACATCTTTCTGAGATGCTGAGTAATGGGGATGAAGATGAGGATATTTTGATCCGACAGGCTCCGAGAACACTGGGAAGGATACTCTCTCTTCCCGAGTACAACCTTTCACCCATTTGCAGCCCTGGGAGGGACTGGGGTAATAACTTTGTTACTGCACAGATGAGATTTTCTGCTTGTGGGAAGTTTCAGAGGGTAGACGAGAACACAGGACGGCTCAAGCAAGAAAACAATGTCGGTCATTCAACTCCATTGGCACAAAACTTCAAGAATCGGACCTACCCTTCTGATGAGAACCAGGATGATGAAGCACAGGGTTCTAACTCAAGTCCCAATATCTCAGTTGAGGTCGTTCATGATAACAAAGTGAAAGAAGCCTGTTCTACTAGAGATGAGATAAGTTCTGAAG GTGATGTGGAGACTGTAAAAACAATTGATACACTTCTAGAGGAGAACAGAGTCTTGGATATTTCCTCTGAATCAATTCGCTCCTCTGttatcaaagatgatcaaatGGAATGCATCACAGCTGAAAGTTGTGATGAAAAGGGATATATTGAAAGCTTGAAATCA GATTCTGTTGAAGAGGATCAACGGCAATCTTCTCCATTGGCATCCCCATCAAGCTCTCTGATGGACAAAGGGGTTGTACATTTAGCGAGCGTCATGGATAGAATAGAGAGGCCAAGTCCCATATCTGTTCTTGAGCCTTTATTCACAGAAGATGACATCAGCCCTGCAAGCATCAAATCTAAACCCA TTGAACAACTAATGCAACCACTACGAATCCAATTCGAAGAACAGGATGCTTCTGCTGCACATCTAGTTACCCATATTAAAATCGGTGTGGAGAGTAAGGACTCTGTGTTTGAGTACATAAAAGCAGTCCTGCAAATCTCTGCCTCAAGCTTGGACGAATTCTTCCTGATGTCCCTTACTTCAGATCAGATTCTTGACCCGTCATTGCTTGATGAAGAAGAGATATCTTCCTTCCAACTTTGCCATGACCAAAAGCTCCTGTTCAATTGTATTAATGAAGTTCTCATGGAGGTATGTGAGCGCTATTTTGGTTGCTTCTCTTGGGCATCAATTGTAAAGGCAAATATAAGACCGGTCCCAAACATGAAGAACACCATTCGTGAGGTATGGGAAGGAGTTCACTGGCATCTCCTTCCCCAACCTCTACCTCATAACTTGGACCAGATTGTCAGAAAAGACATGGTGAAAACTGGAACATGGATGGATCTTCGATTTGAAGCCCAAATTATTGGTATTGAAATGAGTGAAGTGGTCCTCCAAGAATTAGTGGAAGACACCATATTGTGCTGCATAAATGAAAGTTCAGAAAATGTATTCACAATGCCTCAAGCtgacttggaggaagatgaAAGCAGTGTCAATCAGTCAAATACGACATCCTGTTAG